The Lutra lutra chromosome 15, mLutLut1.2, whole genome shotgun sequence genome includes a region encoding these proteins:
- the SDE2 gene encoding splicing regulator SDE2, giving the protein MAEASPMVWVRGPGFGCEAVRCASARCSVRDLIRRHCHDRGVPEDCFFVKCSGSLVDASDEVRHGAVYSLEPRLRGGKGGFGSMLRALGAQIEKTTNREACRDLSGRRLRDVNHEKAMAEWVRQQAEREAEKEQKRLERLQRKLAEPRHCFASPAYQQQCHEMAERLEDSVLKGMQAASSKMVSAEIGESRKRPKPAKTDQGASAGKRKCFWLGMEGLETAEESSSETSDDDQEEGPSTSGTSLHAADNGLDGVKSAARSPHRHPGTGMASVAFRSPEPLPAPGTGSGHAVSPAVCAKSGQTSFEGCEDRTVATETEESQEEEGGAEGKERTEEEATEAGLTQEPELELEEAADGARAAEATPGETGGSVPTAGLEGGPSGSTHTGQQTLDLLAFGCAAELEVLGLDRLKCELMALGLKCGGTLQERAARLFSVRGLSRDQIDPALFAKPSKGKKK; this is encoded by the exons ATGGCGGAGGCTTCGCCGATGGTGTGGGTTCGCGGCCCAGGCTTCGGGTGCGAGGCGGTGCGGTGTGCGTCGGCCCGGTGCTCCGTACGAGATTTGATCCGCCGGCACTGCCACGATCGG GGTGTCCCAGAGGACTGCTTCTTCGTGAAGTGCAGCGGCTCCCTTGTGGACGCCAGTGATGAAGTGAGACATGGTGCTGTGTATAGTCTGGAACCCAGGCTCCGTGGTGGAAAAGGAG GGTTTGGGTCTATGCTCCGAGCGCTTGGCGCTCAGATTGAGAAGACGACCAATCGAGAAGCTTGCCGGGACCTCAGCGGGAGGAGGCTACGGGATGTCAACCATGAGAAAGC CATGGCCGAGTGGGTGCGACAGCAGGCCGAGCGGGAGGCCGAGAAGGAGCAGAAGCGCCTGGAGCGGCTGCAGCGGAAGCTGGCAGAGCCCAGGCACTGCTTCGCCAGCCCTGCGTACCAGCAGCAGTGCCACGAGATGGCGGAGCGCCTGGAGGACTCTGTACTCAAAG GTATGCAGGCTGCCTCCAGCAAGATGGTCTCGGCTGAGATCGGTGAGAGTCGGAAAAGACCCAAGCCGGCGAAGACAGACCAAGGAGCCAGTGCAGGGAAAAGGAAGTGCTTCTG GTTGGGCATGGAGGGACTGGAGACGGCAGAAGAGTCCAGCTCAGAGACCTCGGATGATGACCAGGAGGAAGGTCCTAGTACTTCAGGCACAAGCTTGCACGCTGCCGACAACGGCCTCGATGGTGTGAAGTCAGCAGCCAGGTCTCCCCACCGCCATCCAGGGACAGGCATGGCCAGTGTGGCCTTTCGGTCCCCAGAGCCACTGCCAGCCCCAGGGACAGGCTCAGGGCACGCTGTCTCCCCAGCTGTGTGTGCCAAATCGGGACAGACGTCTTTTGAGGGGTGTGAGGACAGGACAGTAGCCACAGAAACAGAGGAAagccaggaggaagaggggggcGCAGAGGGCAAAGAGCGCACAGAAGAAGAGGCCACAGAGGCTGGACTGACCCAGGAGccggagctggagctggaggaggcgGCTGATGGAGCCAGAGCCGCCGAGGCCACACCTGGAGAGACCGGGGGAAGCGTGCCCACTGCTGGACTGGAGGGAGGCCCATCAGGAAGCACA cATACTGGTCAGCAAACTCTCGATTTGCTGGCATTTGGCTGCGCGGCAGAGCTGGAGGTGCTGGGTTTGGACAGGCTCAAGTGTGAGCTCATGGCCCTAGGACTGAAATGCGGGGGTACGCTGCAGGAGCGCGCAGCTCGGCTCTTCTCTGTCAGGGGCCTGTCGAGGGACCAGATCGACCCGGCTCTGTTCGCCAAACCTTCgaaggggaagaagaaatga